In one Longimicrobiales bacterium genomic region, the following are encoded:
- a CDS encoding XrtA system polysaccharide deacetylase → MTIREVALDLSAYAHASAPYHHLTVDVEEYFHVAAWESHIHRSDWSTMTSRIDIGLGSLLELLERHGARATFFVLGWLAERRADLVRRISDAGHEIASHGWNHMRVTELTPLRFRYSVRRARGVLQSITGMDIAGFRAPSFSIVPGLEWALETLVQEGHTYDSSIFPANGRRYGYPGARRDPYVIHCDAGSIVEMPPATLRCFGLNIPAAGGGYLRNFPLKVVSAAITSAERRSAPATLYVHPWELDPEQPRSPHSWGSTIRHYTGLSRTASRLERLLETFTVRPIADTMAGIAVPGPISAGP, encoded by the coding sequence ATGACCATCCGCGAAGTGGCGCTCGACCTGTCCGCATACGCGCACGCGAGCGCGCCGTACCACCACCTTACTGTGGACGTGGAAGAGTACTTCCATGTCGCTGCCTGGGAGTCGCACATCCACCGCAGCGACTGGAGCACGATGACGAGCCGGATCGACATCGGACTCGGCTCGCTGCTCGAGCTGCTCGAGCGGCACGGCGCGCGCGCCACCTTCTTCGTGCTGGGCTGGCTCGCGGAGCGGCGTGCGGACCTCGTCAGGCGGATCAGCGACGCCGGCCACGAAATCGCCTCCCATGGCTGGAACCACATGCGCGTGACGGAGCTGACGCCGCTCCGCTTCCGCTATTCCGTCCGTCGTGCGCGGGGGGTGCTGCAATCGATAACGGGTATGGACATCGCAGGCTTCCGCGCGCCCAGCTTCTCGATCGTGCCGGGGCTGGAATGGGCCCTGGAAACGCTGGTGCAGGAAGGCCACACGTACGACTCCAGCATCTTCCCGGCAAACGGCAGGCGCTACGGGTACCCCGGCGCGCGCCGGGATCCCTACGTCATCCACTGCGACGCCGGCAGCATCGTCGAGATGCCGCCGGCTACGCTCCGCTGTTTCGGACTGAACATCCCGGCCGCCGGCGGCGGCTACCTGCGGAACTTCCCCCTGAAGGTGGTCAGCGCCGCGATCACGTCAGCCGAGCGGCGCAGCGCGCCTGCCACGCTGTACGTGCATCCGTGGGAGCTCGATCCCGAGCAGCCGCGCAGCCCGCACTCCTGGGGCTCCACGATCCGGCACTACACCGGCCTGAGTCGCACCGCCTCGCGGCTGGAGCGGCTGCTGGAGACGTTCACGGTGAGACCGATCGCGGATACGATGGCGGGGATCGCGGTGCCGGGGCCGATCAGCGCGGGGCCCTGA
- the lpdA gene encoding dihydrolipoyl dehydrogenase gives MADNSFDVIVIGSGPGGYVAAIRGAQLGLKVACVEADKLGGVCNNIGCIPTKAMLESAKYAKKASSLKDFGVNVGEVTLDIAVAAKRAQGVASQGAKGVGFLFKKNKVTSIEGWARLAGNGKVEVEQDGKKTSYSAKHIVLATGSRPRSLPMLKIDGDRVWSSDQAVFAPEAPKSIAIIGAGAIGMEFADVFAAFGSQVTIIEALEQVLPLEDKDSAQVVERSYKKRGMTIHTSARVEKADVGKKGVKLTFKDKAGKDQTIEVDRVLVAVGRAPIIDDIGLDKAGVKTEGGFIQVNDRLETTAKGVYAIGDCARPPLLAHKASHEGIVLVEHIAGKGHGWVDYNNIPNVTYCHPEVASVGLTEQKAKEQGLDYEAGSFPWSANGRARTAGETEGFVKIIRDRKYGEILGAHIVGPSASELVAEFVLGRHLESTVEELEKAIHPHPTLSEAIAEAALASMGRVIHM, from the coding sequence GTGGCGGATAACTCCTTTGATGTCATTGTGATCGGCTCGGGGCCCGGCGGCTACGTCGCGGCCATCCGAGGCGCGCAGCTCGGGCTCAAGGTGGCCTGTGTGGAGGCGGACAAGCTGGGCGGTGTCTGCAACAACATTGGCTGCATCCCGACCAAGGCGATGCTGGAAAGCGCGAAGTACGCAAAGAAGGCGTCTTCGCTGAAGGATTTTGGCGTGAACGTGGGTGAGGTCACGCTGGACATCGCGGTTGCGGCGAAGCGGGCGCAGGGCGTCGCGTCGCAGGGCGCCAAGGGCGTCGGCTTCCTTTTCAAGAAGAACAAGGTCACGTCGATCGAGGGGTGGGCTCGCCTGGCCGGCAACGGCAAGGTCGAGGTCGAGCAGGACGGCAAGAAGACGTCGTACAGCGCGAAGCACATCGTGCTGGCGACGGGCTCGCGGCCGCGCTCGCTGCCGATGCTGAAGATCGATGGCGACAGGGTGTGGAGCAGTGACCAGGCGGTGTTCGCGCCGGAGGCGCCGAAGAGCATCGCGATCATCGGTGCGGGCGCGATCGGGATGGAGTTCGCCGACGTGTTCGCCGCGTTCGGCTCGCAGGTCACGATCATCGAGGCGCTGGAGCAGGTGCTGCCGCTGGAGGACAAGGACAGCGCGCAGGTGGTGGAGCGCAGCTACAAGAAGCGCGGGATGACGATCCACACGTCGGCGCGCGTCGAGAAGGCGGACGTCGGCAAGAAGGGCGTGAAGCTGACGTTCAAGGACAAGGCCGGAAAGGACCAGACGATCGAAGTCGATCGCGTGCTGGTCGCGGTCGGTCGCGCGCCGATCATCGACGACATCGGGCTGGACAAGGCCGGCGTCAAGACGGAGGGCGGCTTCATCCAGGTGAACGATCGCCTCGAAACGACGGCAAAGGGCGTGTACGCGATCGGCGACTGTGCGCGGCCGCCGCTGCTCGCGCACAAGGCGTCGCACGAGGGCATCGTGCTGGTGGAGCACATCGCCGGCAAGGGTCACGGCTGGGTCGACTACAACAACATTCCCAACGTGACGTACTGTCATCCGGAGGTCGCGTCAGTCGGGCTGACGGAGCAGAAGGCGAAGGAGCAGGGGCTCGATTACGAGGCGGGCAGCTTCCCGTGGAGCGCGAACGGTCGTGCGCGCACGGCGGGCGAGACGGAAGGCTTCGTCAAGATCATCCGCGACAGGAAGTACGGCGAGATCCTGGGTGCGCACATCGTCGGACCGAGCGCCAGCGAGCTGGTCGCGGAGTTCGTGCTGGGTCGGCACCTGGAGTCGACCGTTGAGGAGCTGGAAAAGGCGATACACCCGCACCCGACGCTGTCGGAGGCAATCGCGGAGGCAGCGCTGGCTTCGATGGGGCGCGTGATCCACATGTAG
- a CDS encoding GNAT family protein, giving the protein MLEPATQVRPQGRLPDLAIESVARGFFREADRYGFEQVDYLRFVNAVLGLSMSAASGAGGESAPRSPQPAVTAARRNGGAVAPRSANGHAPEPCSLPLADDVVRVRAFDPATDTHVFGEWMRDDSSAEFLRAGTMMRRRSLDEIVDAPDSILALVTLPDGTPIGATAYLDIDPVQSKAEMRKLIGEPALRGRGYGRAATRLWLDFGLHGLRLHKIYINTLNTNLRNIQLNEGLGFRLEGILHDEVYLEGRYHDVLRMAVWGD; this is encoded by the coding sequence ATGCTCGAACCCGCAACGCAGGTCCGGCCGCAGGGCCGCCTGCCCGACCTTGCCATCGAGAGTGTCGCCCGGGGTTTCTTCCGGGAGGCAGACCGCTACGGCTTCGAGCAGGTGGACTACCTGCGCTTCGTGAATGCCGTCCTCGGCCTGTCGATGTCCGCCGCGTCAGGCGCCGGGGGCGAGTCTGCGCCGCGGAGCCCGCAGCCGGCAGTGACCGCCGCGAGGCGGAACGGGGGCGCGGTCGCACCACGATCCGCGAATGGGCACGCTCCCGAACCGTGCAGCCTGCCGCTCGCGGACGACGTCGTTCGTGTGCGCGCGTTCGATCCTGCCACGGACACGCACGTGTTCGGTGAGTGGATGCGGGACGACTCCAGCGCGGAGTTCCTGCGCGCGGGCACGATGATGCGACGTCGCAGCCTGGACGAGATCGTGGACGCGCCGGACAGCATACTCGCCCTGGTAACACTGCCGGACGGCACACCGATCGGCGCAACCGCCTATCTGGACATCGATCCCGTGCAGAGCAAGGCGGAGATGCGCAAGCTGATCGGCGAGCCTGCACTGCGCGGCCGCGGCTACGGGCGTGCGGCAACGCGCCTCTGGCTCGACTTCGGCCTGCACGGGCTCCGTCTGCACAAGATCTACATCAACACACTCAACACGAACCTGCGGAACATCCAGCTCAATGAAGGCCTCGGGTTCAGGCTGGAGGGCATTCTGCACGACGAGGTATACCTCGAGGGCAGGTATCACGACGTGCTGCGCATGGCGGTCTGGGGGGATTGA